TCAAAAAACCAAGCTCGACCATTGCCTCACCGATCTTTTCGCCATCAAGCGGCTTGGTCAGGTAAATGGAGGCTCCGCCTTTATAATACGCCTCCACCACATTGGAGGGATCCTTCAAAGCGGTGGTCATAAGGACTTTTGTTTCCAGATGGGGAGCAATGCCATTATCGGTTTCAATACCGCGAATCCTTTTCAAGGCTTCCTGACCATCCATTTCCGGCATCATTATATCCATACATATCAGATCATAACGCTCACCGGATTCCAGCGCACGGGTAAATTCATCAACCGCTTCAATACCGTTCACAGCAGAAGTGCATTCACCATAGCCGGCCATGACGTAGGTAAGAAATTTCCTGCTCGCCAGTTCATCTTCAACTATAAGAATTTTCATACTAGCTCCTCAAATAAAGCACCTGATTTATGACCTGACATTAGAACACACTGACATATTTCATGCAATTATTTACATAAAATTCCAACTTCCGGTTTATCTTGCGGAGAGTTGAAATGAGGGTTAATTATTCACAAAAAACAAAACAGGAAGTATTCATGATAGAAACAATTTCATCCGTATTTTCATTTATATCCGGTAAATATGAAGCCAACCCCCACTGGGACCACTGGCCTTTCGGCCCCGGTTACGGCGACTTCTGGGCCTCAATGGCAAAAATGGCCTTCGTAGCCGCAATCCTCGGCGTAATCGTTATTTTCCTGCGTGTACTGTTCGGTCCCAATGGAAAATTCCGTGACCATGATCTCGACCGTGAGGCTGCGGAAATGCGTGAAAAAGCCCTTGCTCAGCTTGAAGAAGATTTGAAATCCGGCAAAATTTCCGAAATTGATTACAAATTCAAGAAAAAAAGAATCCTGTTCTAATCCATGGAACAGTTCAAAAATATATTCACCGATTTTGCCACACCCTACTTGCAAAATGCGGGTAAAAACGAAAAACCGGACCTGCAGTTGAAGTTCGATCACTCTTTTGACGTCTTTGAAAACAGCTGCAGGATCTGTGATTCATTGCCGCTTTCCGAAGAACTGGATGAAACTGCACGTATCGCAGCCCTGTTCCACGATACCGGAAGGTTTCCCCAGTACCGGAAGTACAGAACATTCAGGGATATCGATTCCTGTAACCACGGTACACTTGGAGCCAGAACGGTTTTGAAGCACAGACTGCTTAACTGCCTGCCCCGGAAACAACGCAACACCGTCCTCGGAGCAATTGCACTGCATAACCGCAGTTCACTGCCCGGCTTCATCTCCGACGATCTCAGATTATGCACTGAAGTAGTCCGCGACTCCGACAAAATAGACATCATCCAAGTGCTCATCCCACATATGACAGACGTCAAGCCCGAAAACGAAGCCACACTCATGGGACTGACCGAAAAGCCCGGAGAAATAACCGAGTCCATCCTGCAGGAAATCCGGCAGGGAAAACAGGTTTCCTATGTGAAAATGCGCTGCCTGAATGATTTTCGCCTGCTCCTTTTAAGCTGGGCATACGACCTGAATTTTGAGTGGTCACGAAAAGAAATGATCAAACGGGGATACGTTGACACCATCATGGAACAGCTTCCTGACACAGGTCAAATACACGCCCTTTACAAGCCGGTAATGGAACAGCTTAACTCTTGATAGATTTTGTGGAATAATAGGTTTCACGCACTCTTGTCTTTTGTAAATTGCAACTTACCTTTCGAAGTAGACTTTTAAACATAACAATTCACTAACGGACAGCTGCCAATGACCGAAACCAATTATGATATTACCATTCTAGGAGCCGGACCTGCAGGCTTGCAGGCCGCCATTCACTCAGCAAGAAAAGGGCTCAAAGTTCTTATCCTCGGTAAAAACGACAAGAGCAGCCTCTGGTGGGCACATATTGAAAATTTCTGCTGTACGCTGGAAATTTCCGGTGAACAGATCCTGAGAACCGGGCAACAGCAGGCTGAAAGCTTCGGCGCAGTATTCTTCAATGAAGATGTGCTGAAAATCCAGACCCCGGACCTCATGGACCTCGGCGGGGGCGGATTTACCGTTACCTCCGAAACCAAGGAATTCAAGACCAAAGCGATCATCATCTGCACCGGAACCACCCGCAACAAACTCGGGGTCCCCGGCGAAAAAGACCTTTTCGGCAAGGGCGTAAGCTATTGTGTGGAATGTGACGGCAACTTTTTCAGGGGCGAGGAAGTCGCAATTGTGGGCGGTGAAAGTGCTGCAGCAGGGGGAGCACTGCATCTCTCGCACCTCGCATCCAAAGTCCACCTTGTGTCCAATGAATTCAACTTCGCGCCGGAACTCATGGAAAAGCTAAAAGCCGAAAACATCATCATCCACGAAGGAGTGGAAGTCGACCAGATCACCGGCGGAAGCGGTGTAGACGGTCTCGTTTTCAAGAACGGTGACAAGCTTGATGTAACCGGGGTTTTCATTGAACTGGGCGCAAAAGGGGTCATGTCCCTTGCTGCCGAACTGGGTATCCAGCTGGATGAATCCATGAAATTCATTGAAACTGACAAGCAGCAGCGCACCAACGTTCCCGGTATCTTCGCCGCCGGAGATATCTGCGGACCGCCGCTCCAGATGGCTAAAGCTGTCGGAGAAGGCTGCGTGGCAGGTTTAAGCGCAGCTAAATACGTTCGTAAGACTTGATTAAAGAAGATTTGATGCGCTACGCGCTTTTAATTTAAAGATTTCGCCTCCGGCGGCCAAAGGAGCTAAGCCCCTTTGGAATCCCTATTAGTAAAAAACCGGGCTGTTCTTTTTATGGGCAGCCCGGTTTTCATTTAACGCTTGGAATAAATATAGTTGGGATATAGTACCGCTTTCCCGGCAAACTCGCCTGAAATATCTTCCGGTAATACTCCGATGGTGGCGATGATGTTGTAGCCTGTGCGCTGCAAGCCTCTACGAACTTCTTCGCTGAAATTCGAATTATCAGGATAATTAAGCGGTTTCATAAATATTTTTTTCCAACCGGAAAAGCCGACCTTGGAAAGATTTTCCATCACCGGAACCCGGAACCCTTCCGGACGATAGGAAACCAGAAAAACAGGAATATTACGCTCCTGCAAAAAATCAAACAACACAATTGACGATTTTACAGCGGGAAGGGAACTTAATATCACATGTGATTCTAAATCTGTAACCGCAGCGGGATTATCAGCAAAACCCTGCTTGCTACGCGCTTCATAAGTGGAAAGCAGCACATCCTCCACCACCATGACCACCGCAGGATATTTGACCTTATTTTTGATAGCCTTAATCGCGGCGTCTGATACGGATTCGGCAACGTGTGCCGTATCTTCATCATACTTACCGCTTTCATGATAAGCGACAATCCGTTTCCGGGCTTCCGGCAGGGAAAGCATGGTTTCGGGTGCTTTTACTTTACGCGCCTTGGACGCAACACAGCCACTCACGCAAAACAGAATCAGACAAATACAGATCAAACGTAACTTCAAAAAAATTTCCCTCCACCTAAAATATCAGAGTAAAGGGAAATTAGCATAACAAAACCGTATCCGACAAGTATGTGCAATTGAACTATTTGTTTTTCCTGATAAAAACAAAAGCCCCGGCCAGAGCGGTAAACGGGGCCACGGTAACCAGACCGAAACTGCCCACCAGAGTCTTTAGAATCTCAGCGGAAACATAGACAAAGTTAAAAGTATTGATCAGTGGAATCCCCTGCGCCATAAAGGCCATGAGCAGGGTGATAAACCCGCCGGAATAAGCCAGCAGCAACGTGGTGGTCATGGTCCCCACAACCGCCCTGCCCACCCGGATGCCGGATGCAAGGGCCTGCATATGGGTAATTTCCGGGTTGGCCCGAACAACTTCATCCATGCTGGCCGCAACATCCATGGCAAGGTCCATGACCGCACCGGAGCAGGCCAGAAAAACTGCGGCAATGTAAATGCGGGTCAGATCCAGATGCCCGAACCCTGAATAAAGCAGAGTCTCGGCAAAAGGCATCACCGCCCCGTGCAGATGCAGTTTCCCGGTAAAATAAATAGCCAGCAGACAGCTGGTGAATACGCCCAGAAATGATCCCAGAAAAGCCACCACACCCTTACGGTTCAACCCGGCAACCATGAAAATAATAACCGCACAAAGCCCGGCGACTACAGCAAGAGTAATCCAGACCGGATCACGACCTTCCAGCAAAGCCGGAACCAGCAGTTTCCAAAGCACCAGTGCGGTAAACATGAAAGAAAATAGAGCCTTGGCCCCGGTCCAGCCCCCGAAAACAAGCAGCAGAAAAGAAAAAAGCAGCAGCATGGTCAGTTCAAGATCAATACGGTAATGATCCTGCGGCACGGCAAACATGGGCTTACCTTCCGCATCATAGGTGACCACCGCCAGAGCCTCATCTCCGGGCACAAAGAATTTATCCTTGTCCATCTGTCCGAGAAGTTCGTTGGTGCCTTGCAGGATCTGACCTTTAAATCGACCATCAAGAATTTTCATGGTCACGGACTGCGGTCCGGTTTTGACTATGCCGAACTGATCAATATCAGCGTTATCCACCGAAACCACCTCCGCCCGGCACCGCTCGGCATTTTCAGCAACCCGCTGGTCAAATTCTGTAGGGATAAAATAAAGAATGCTGCTAAGCACTGCGAAGACCGCGACAAGTATGAACTCTCTGTTTTTCAATAATCCGGGCATGATCTCTGGTGGTTGAAATTTTGATTCCGATATTTGCTGGATAAGCTAAAGGCGGAGCATCGTTACGATGCTCCGCCCCGAACAGTTAAAGTACGATGAGTCAGCTATTTGGCAGCAAGCTCAGCGTTATTGATGCCGGCATGCACTTTGGGAGTCATGCCCATAATGGCCATGATTTTGTAAGCGATGTCAGTGTTGTGGTAGTAACCGTTGAAAGAAGAGGAACCGACGCCCATGGCGGAGGTGGCAACGGGAACAGCAGTGTGCTTGTAAGAAGTCCAGCCAAGACCGGCATTGTTGTTCAGCACGTGGGTGATGGTCACGGTCAGAGGATCGTATCCGCCGTAAAGATTGTAGAGTTCAGGATCCTTGAACTTCTTCTCGCCTTTCATGGTGCGCTCGTAAGCGTCCTTGAGCATGGCAAGCTGGTAATCCTTTACAACGAGAGGGTTCTTCTTGGCATCACCTTCGAATTCAAGACCGAAGTAGTGAGTGATGGTGGGCTGAAAATCTTCAAAGCTTGCTTTGCCTTTGTGTTCTTCTTTCCAGAGTTTCACGATCTGGTCGGAGAACTGCTGGAAGGAAATGGTCTGGGGCTGAAGAGCGTCGAAGTAGGAGCCGTATTTGGTACCTGCGAAACCGAGAGTCAGCCCACCGCACTCGTGGTCACCGGTTACAACGATAAGGGTTTCTTTGGGGTGCTTTTTAGCAAACTCAACAGCTTCCTTGATGGAGTTGTCAAAAGCAACGGTGTTGTAAATGAAAGCAGCAGCGTCGTTAGCGTGACAGGCCCAGTCAATTTTACCGCCTTCAACCATGAGGAAGAAACCTTCAGGATTGTCGAGCATTTCGATTGCCTTGGCGGTGAATTCAGGAAGGGTGATGTCTTTTTCAGTCATGTCCATGGCGTAAGGCATTGCTTTGGAATCCTGCAGCCATGCGTTCCATGCGATAACTTTGCCGTCACCGGGCTTGATTGCGTTGAAAGCTTCTTTGTCGGTTACAACTTTGTAGCCGGCATTTTTGATCAGATCGAGAACATTACCTTTAAAGTTCTTGGAGTTTTTCTTCTTGTTGCTGATGTCTTTGAGACCGCCGCCACCGAAGAAATCAAAGTTACTTTCGGCAAGTGCAACGTCGATGTCGTAGTACTGGCCGCGGGTGGGAACGTGTGCGTAGAAAGCAGCGGGGGTAGCGTGGTCGATGGATACGCTGGAAACAATACCTACTTTCATACCGTCAGCTTTAGCCATTTCAGCAATGGACTTGACGTGCTTCTGGCTGGGAGCCATGCCGAGCATGCCGATATTGGTCTGCTGACCACTGGCAATTGCGGTTGCAGCAGCAGCGGAACCGATGATGAATCTGTTAGCAGCAGATGTGGTAGTCATTCCCTGTGCGGGGAAGGTGTTCATGATCAGCTGTTCGCCGGTGAATGCTTCGGTGGCACTTTTCTGGGGCAGCCCCATACCGTCACCAATGAAGAGGAATACGTACTTGGCAGGTTTACCTTTGTAGACGCGGACTTTTTTACCCTTAGCGAATGCAGGTGCTGCAGCCATAACCATGGCACAGACCATAAGGGCCACCAATACTCTGAGTTTGTTGGAAAATCTCATCACTTTCTCCTGATAATTTATTTTTCATCAAAACGGGAATAACGAACCCGTTTCAAGGGCGATACTTATCAGGCACATGTGTCTATTATGTCACAGATTTAAGGAGTTTATGAAAACCCATGTTTAAACCAGTCCTTTTTTAGGACTGGACAATTCCACCCTTGTTCAGTATATAATATACAGTTAAATTATTTAACAAAACAAGGACTACCCCGGTGAGCAAAAAATTTCTTCCCATCATTATAGTACTTGTCATTCTTTTCGGGCTGGCTGTTGCCGGATATTTTTCTCCCGAAAAAAAAGAAAAAATACCGGTCCGTATTTTATTCAAAAACAGCGGCGGTAAAGTAATATTCACCCACATCCGTCACCACCGGGACTACGAAATCCCCTGCGATAAATGCCACCATGAGCGCGAAAACAGCGATCAGGAACCCCTGCCCTGCGGTTCCTGCCACCCTGAAGCGTTTGACAAGGATTACGTGCGCGATCACATCCGGTCCTTCCCGGACACCAGCTATTGCGCACAATGCCACCATGCCGAGCTGGGAAAACTCAACTTCGACCACGCTGCCCATGAAGAATATGCAGATGAAGATTGCCAGACCTGCCATCATGACAGTGACATTGAAAAAGAACCGCAAAAATGCGGCAACTGCCATACCAACGCGGGAACAGCAGATGTACCCAGCGTGCGCGATGCAGCCCATGACCGCTGTATCAGCTGTCACGATGAAATGTTCGAGGAAGGGTTGAAAGGATGTACTCCCTGCCATAAAATGCAGAACATGAAAGATTATTCCGGTGATTTCACCGCCTGCGGCCAGTGCCATCAGGAAAATGACAAAGATTTGGTGCTCAACCGCAGCAGTGCTTTCCATGACCAGTGCATGGACTGCCACAAAGAACTGAAACGCGGCCCATACAAGGAAAGCGAATGCAGCAGATGTCATTTAAAATAAAATGGGAAGCCCGATTATGAATCCTCTTTTTTCACTTATCCCTTCAGAACGCGGCCCCATAGTAAACACATGGGAGCAGGAGCTGGGCAGCGCGCTGGAGATTTCCCTTGAAATCACCGGCCTCGTTCCTCTGGTGCAGATCAATTATCAGGTAAGCAAGGCCCAGCCTGTAGCGTCTGATCCTGCGGGCAGAAAACCGGACCTGCACAGTTCTGTTTCCGGTACAGTCATTGACTTGAAAAAAGATTTCATCACCATCAGGGAGGAAGGAACCCGGGTGGCCCTGCCCGCTGATTTTTCCGCAACAAATCCCGTTGCCATGTTGGATAATTTACGCCTGAACGGCATAGACATCCGCGGCTACAAGCCGGGCTGCACCCTGATAATTAACGCCGTGCCCCACGAAGCGGGAATGGACGGACACCGCTTCCTGATTGAAGAATTTACCGATATCATGGTGACCGGGCTTAATTACCTGAAAAAAGCCCTCTCACCCAAAGCCTGCGCCCTTACAGTTCCGGCAGGGATGGACTGGACCATCCCCGGATGCACCGGGCATGAGATTGATCCGGTCTACCCCAACAGTCTGCCTGAACTGGTCACCAAAGCGGTAACAGGCAAGGAATTACCACCCGAAGTAACGATCATTGATGCAACCACCCTCTACCGCATCGGCAGGACTGTGCATGGACGCCAGCCGGTTACCCTTGTTATTGTAAAAGTGGGCAACACCCCCTTTCTCACCCCGGTGGGAACTCCGGCAGGAGTACTTTTGAAACTGGCCGGTTTCCGCCCTGCAGAGCATGACCGGGTAATTCTCGGCGGTCCGCTGACCGGAGAAGCCGTCTACAACCTGAAACACGGAGTACGCCCGGACACGCAGGCCGTTACGGTTATTAATTCAAGCAGCAATCCGACTTTTACAGACAATCCCTGCGTGGGCTGCGGTGAATGCGTTATCCGCTGCCCTGCCCGGCTGATGCCGAACATGATCTCACGTCATGCGGAGTTCGGACTCTATGAAAACTGTCTGGCATACAACATTGCCTCCTGTTTTGAATGCGGACTTTGCGGCTATTGGTGTAAAGCCCGGCGGCCCCTGCTGCAATACATCCGGCTGGCGAAAAAGGAGCTGGCCGCCCAACCGATAATTGAAGATCTTCGGGAGCAGAAATGAAGCCATTAAACGGATCACCAATCCTGACCGTCTCCATTCCGCCCCATGCCCATTGCGGACGTACCTTCAAACAGGACGCACTGGAAACAATCATTGCCCTGCTTCCGGCTGCGGCTTTTGCGGTCTATCATTACCAGATGCTGGCGGTGCGGGTGCTGGCCCTTTCCTGCTTTACTGCCGTGATCACCGAAACCATCTGCCTGTATTTAATGAAACGGGAGATCGAAGCGGACAACTACACTGCCCTGCTTTACGGGCTGCTTTTCGGCCTCCTGATTCCTCCGGCCTCCCCATGGTGGCTGGTGGCGGCAGGCAGCGCAATTTCAATTTTCATGGGCCGCATAATTTTTGGAGGACTGGGCGCAAACCAGCTCTGCGTGCCGCTGGTGGGCTGGGCCATCCTCGCTGTTTCGTGGCCGGACCTCATGAATTTTGATATGACCATGCTCGCTTCGGAACTGACCTATCCCTTAAGTCAGCTTAAAAATTTCGGCCCGGAAACTCTGGATGAATATTCGCTCAAATCCCTGCTGCTCGGTTTCCAGCTCGGCGGATGCGGCGCAGCACAGACCGGAGCAGTCCTGCTGGGCGGAATCTACCTGCTTGCCCGTAGAGTCATCAGGCCGGACATTCCGCTGGCTTTCATTGCCGGGGCGGCAGCAACAGCAGCAGTCTACTATTTCATCGATCCCCTTGAATACGCAGCACCGCAGTATCATCTGCTCTGCGGTTCCACTCTTTTCGGGGCTTTCTTTCTGGCAACGGACGGCCCTTCATCCCCTGCGGGACACATCCCCATGCTCATTTACGGCTTAACAGCCGGAGTAATGGTCATCATCATCCGGACCTACGGAATCTATCCGGACGGAGTTCCCTTTGCCATTCTGCTGGCCAACCTGATGACCCCGCTCATCGATAAAATCCGCCCTGCACCTTTCGGAGGCACAACCAGCATTCACCTAAGGACCCGGTCATGAAAGAATCCATAAAAATGATCATCGTGCTGACCCTGATCTGCGGAATGTTCAGCGTGACCCTCGCCAGCCTGAAGGAAGCGACTGAATCGCGCATTGAAGAACAGGTGCTGACCTACGTGCAGGGTCCGGCAATTAATCAGGTACTCAAAGGATTTGATAATTCCCCGGTAAAGGACCGCAAAAAATTAACCCTCCCCGGCACTGAAACGCAGGTAACAATCTTCCCGGCCATGAAGGACGGAAAAGTTTTCGGAGTAGCCCTTGAAACTTTTGCTAAAGGTTACGGCGGAGACGTGGGAGTTATGGTAGGATTCAATATAAATGGAAAAAAACTTTCCGGTATCGGCATCACCACCATGAAGGAAACCCCCGGCGTGGGTTCGAAGGTAGCCGGACACGGATTCACCAGTCAGTTTGAAAATCATCTCGCCGCCGCAGTGGAGCTGAATTCCAAGGGCGGCGATATCGACGGCATTGCCGGGGCGACCGTTTCATCCACAGCTTCAGTTGAAGCGGTAAAACAGGCTGTTTCCATTTTCCAAAAGCTGAAACCGCAGATCGCAGAAGCATGGCCGGGCAGTTCAAAAGACGGCTCATAAAACGATTCATAACAGGGGCATAAGATGAGCAGATTATGGAATGAATTTTCTAAAGGACTCTGGAAGGACCTGCCGCCTTTCAAGGTGGTGCTCGGCCTCTGCCCGGTGCTGGCGGTAACCAAAACCGCTGACAACGGACTGGGCATGGGCATGGCGGTCATTTTTGTGCTGACCATGTCCAACATCCTTGTTTCCATCTTCCGCAAGATCATCCCGCCCAAGGTGCGTATCGCCTGTTTCATTGTCATCGCCGCCTCGCTGGTTGTCTCTGTGGAACTGCTCATGCAAGCCTTTGCCTACCCCCTTTACCAGCAGCTCGGCATCTTCGTGCCGCTCATTGTTGTAAACTGCATCATTCTCGGTCGGGCTGAAGCTTTCGCCTCAAAAAATCCTGTCC
This genomic window from Desulfovibrio sp. JC010 contains:
- a CDS encoding response regulator, which translates into the protein MKILIVEDELASRKFLTYVMAGYGECTSAVNGIEAVDEFTRALESGERYDLICMDIMMPEMDGQEALKRIRGIETDNGIAPHLETKVLMTTALKDPSNVVEAYYKGGASIYLTKPLDGEKIGEAMVELGFLKKKNE
- a CDS encoding SHOCT domain-containing protein; protein product: MIETISSVFSFISGKYEANPHWDHWPFGPGYGDFWASMAKMAFVAAILGVIVIFLRVLFGPNGKFRDHDLDREAAEMREKALAQLEEDLKSGKISEIDYKFKKKRILF
- a CDS encoding HD domain-containing protein, whose amino-acid sequence is MEQFKNIFTDFATPYLQNAGKNEKPDLQLKFDHSFDVFENSCRICDSLPLSEELDETARIAALFHDTGRFPQYRKYRTFRDIDSCNHGTLGARTVLKHRLLNCLPRKQRNTVLGAIALHNRSSLPGFISDDLRLCTEVVRDSDKIDIIQVLIPHMTDVKPENEATLMGLTEKPGEITESILQEIRQGKQVSYVKMRCLNDFRLLLLSWAYDLNFEWSRKEMIKRGYVDTIMEQLPDTGQIHALYKPVMEQLNS
- a CDS encoding NAD(P)/FAD-dependent oxidoreductase, which produces MTETNYDITILGAGPAGLQAAIHSARKGLKVLILGKNDKSSLWWAHIENFCCTLEISGEQILRTGQQQAESFGAVFFNEDVLKIQTPDLMDLGGGGFTVTSETKEFKTKAIIICTGTTRNKLGVPGEKDLFGKGVSYCVECDGNFFRGEEVAIVGGESAAAGGALHLSHLASKVHLVSNEFNFAPELMEKLKAENIIIHEGVEVDQITGGSGVDGLVFKNGDKLDVTGVFIELGAKGVMSLAAELGIQLDESMKFIETDKQQRTNVPGIFAAGDICGPPLQMAKAVGEGCVAGLSAAKYVRKT
- a CDS encoding HAD family acid phosphatase, which encodes MKLRLICICLILFCVSGCVASKARKVKAPETMLSLPEARKRIVAYHESGKYDEDTAHVAESVSDAAIKAIKNKVKYPAVVMVVEDVLLSTYEARSKQGFADNPAAVTDLESHVILSSLPAVKSSIVLFDFLQERNIPVFLVSYRPEGFRVPVMENLSKVGFSGWKKIFMKPLNYPDNSNFSEEVRRGLQRTGYNIIATIGVLPEDISGEFAGKAVLYPNYIYSKR
- a CDS encoding YibE/F family protein; translated protein: MPGLLKNREFILVAVFAVLSSILYFIPTEFDQRVAENAERCRAEVVSVDNADIDQFGIVKTGPQSVTMKILDGRFKGQILQGTNELLGQMDKDKFFVPGDEALAVVTYDAEGKPMFAVPQDHYRIDLELTMLLLFSFLLLVFGGWTGAKALFSFMFTALVLWKLLVPALLEGRDPVWITLAVVAGLCAVIIFMVAGLNRKGVVAFLGSFLGVFTSCLLAIYFTGKLHLHGAVMPFAETLLYSGFGHLDLTRIYIAAVFLACSGAVMDLAMDVAASMDEVVRANPEITHMQALASGIRVGRAVVGTMTTTLLLAYSGGFITLLMAFMAQGIPLINTFNFVYVSAEILKTLVGSFGLVTVAPFTALAGAFVFIRKNK
- a CDS encoding alkaline phosphatase; amino-acid sequence: MRFSNKLRVLVALMVCAMVMAAAPAFAKGKKVRVYKGKPAKYVFLFIGDGMGLPQKSATEAFTGEQLIMNTFPAQGMTTTSAANRFIIGSAAAATAIASGQQTNIGMLGMAPSQKHVKSIAEMAKADGMKVGIVSSVSIDHATPAAFYAHVPTRGQYYDIDVALAESNFDFFGGGGLKDISNKKKNSKNFKGNVLDLIKNAGYKVVTDKEAFNAIKPGDGKVIAWNAWLQDSKAMPYAMDMTEKDITLPEFTAKAIEMLDNPEGFFLMVEGGKIDWACHANDAAAFIYNTVAFDNSIKEAVEFAKKHPKETLIVVTGDHECGGLTLGFAGTKYGSYFDALQPQTISFQQFSDQIVKLWKEEHKGKASFEDFQPTITHYFGLEFEGDAKKNPLVVKDYQLAMLKDAYERTMKGEKKFKDPELYNLYGGYDPLTVTITHVLNNNAGLGWTSYKHTAVPVATSAMGVGSSSFNGYYHNTDIAYKIMAIMGMTPKVHAGINNAELAAK
- a CDS encoding cytochrome c3 family protein — protein: MSKKFLPIIIVLVILFGLAVAGYFSPEKKEKIPVRILFKNSGGKVIFTHIRHHRDYEIPCDKCHHERENSDQEPLPCGSCHPEAFDKDYVRDHIRSFPDTSYCAQCHHAELGKLNFDHAAHEEYADEDCQTCHHDSDIEKEPQKCGNCHTNAGTADVPSVRDAAHDRCISCHDEMFEEGLKGCTPCHKMQNMKDYSGDFTACGQCHQENDKDLVLNRSSAFHDQCMDCHKELKRGPYKESECSRCHLK
- a CDS encoding electron transporter RnfC yields the protein MNPLFSLIPSERGPIVNTWEQELGSALEISLEITGLVPLVQINYQVSKAQPVASDPAGRKPDLHSSVSGTVIDLKKDFITIREEGTRVALPADFSATNPVAMLDNLRLNGIDIRGYKPGCTLIINAVPHEAGMDGHRFLIEEFTDIMVTGLNYLKKALSPKACALTVPAGMDWTIPGCTGHEIDPVYPNSLPELVTKAVTGKELPPEVTIIDATTLYRIGRTVHGRQPVTLVIVKVGNTPFLTPVGTPAGVLLKLAGFRPAEHDRVILGGPLTGEAVYNLKHGVRPDTQAVTVINSSSNPTFTDNPCVGCGECVIRCPARLMPNMISRHAEFGLYENCLAYNIASCFECGLCGYWCKARRPLLQYIRLAKKELAAQPIIEDLREQK
- a CDS encoding RnfABCDGE type electron transport complex subunit D; translated protein: MKPLNGSPILTVSIPPHAHCGRTFKQDALETIIALLPAAAFAVYHYQMLAVRVLALSCFTAVITETICLYLMKREIEADNYTALLYGLLFGLLIPPASPWWLVAAGSAISIFMGRIIFGGLGANQLCVPLVGWAILAVSWPDLMNFDMTMLASELTYPLSQLKNFGPETLDEYSLKSLLLGFQLGGCGAAQTGAVLLGGIYLLARRVIRPDIPLAFIAGAAATAAVYYFIDPLEYAAPQYHLLCGSTLFGAFFLATDGPSSPAGHIPMLIYGLTAGVMVIIIRTYGIYPDGVPFAILLANLMTPLIDKIRPAPFGGTTSIHLRTRS
- the rnfG gene encoding RnfABCDGE type electron transport complex subunit G — protein: MKESIKMIIVLTLICGMFSVTLASLKEATESRIEEQVLTYVQGPAINQVLKGFDNSPVKDRKKLTLPGTETQVTIFPAMKDGKVFGVALETFAKGYGGDVGVMVGFNINGKKLSGIGITTMKETPGVGSKVAGHGFTSQFENHLAAAVELNSKGGDIDGIAGATVSSTASVEAVKQAVSIFQKLKPQIAEAWPGSSKDGS
- the rsxE gene encoding electron transport complex subunit RsxE — translated: MSRLWNEFSKGLWKDLPPFKVVLGLCPVLAVTKTADNGLGMGMAVIFVLTMSNILVSIFRKIIPPKVRIACFIVIAASLVVSVELLMQAFAYPLYQQLGIFVPLIVVNCIILGRAEAFASKNPVLLAAADGLGMGIGFTVSLTLLGGLRELLGYGTLFGSQIMPANYKPFTFMIEAPGAFVCLGLMLSAMNIFTSWQARRKGQAVLDNPSHECRSCGICSR